The window CGCGCATCTATGTGGAGCTGAAGGCAGGAGAACGTCCGCCAGAGGAGATCGAGAAGCAGTTCGTGGACGGCATCGAATCGCTGGCCATTCGCCAGCGCCATGTGGTCGAGGTGTCTTCCGTGTGCCGTGTGGGCTCGGCCCAGATCACGGTGGAATATGCCTGGGGCACGGACATGGACGAGGCCTTCCTGGACCTCCAGAAGAGCCTCACCAGCTTTGGCCAGAATGCCGCCATCGACCAGCTCACCATCACGCAGCACGACCCCAACGCCGCGCCCATCATGCTCATTGCCCTGTCGCACCCCCAGGTGGACGACATGGACGAGCTGCGCAAGGTGGCGGAGAACTATATCCGCAATGAGCTCATCCGCTTGGAGGGGGTGGCCGAGGTGGAAATCTCCGGGCAGGAGGAGAAGGAGGTGGTGCTGGAGACCGACCCCTACCTGCTGGAGGCTTATGGTCTGACCCCTGATGCCGTGGCCAATCGTCTGAACCTCTACAACCGCAATGTCTCCGGTGGCTCCATTGTCGAGATGGGGCGGCAATATGTGATCAAGGGCGTGGGCACGTTCCAGTCCTTGGAAGACATTGGCAACACCGTGCTCACCTACCGGCAGCCCACCCTGGCAGAGGCGAGTAGTACCGGCAGCACCGCCAGAGTGCCCGTGCTGTTGCGCGATGTGGCCAAGATCGAGCTACGCAACAAAGAGCCGCAGAACATCGTCCGCCTCAACCAGAAGCGCTGCCTGGGGCTGGCCGTGTACAAAGAGACCAAGTTCAACACCGTGCGCGCGGTGAAGGACTTGTTGCGCGCGCTGGCCAACATCAGGCAGGCGCTGCCCGGGTACGAGCTGGTGGCGGTGCAGAACCAGGCGGACTTTATCACCACGGCGATTAACGAGGTCAAGCAGAGCGCACTCATCGGCGTGCTCCTGGCGGTGTTGGTGCTCTCTGTCTTCTTGCGGCGGATTGGGGCAACGGCCATCATCAGCGTGGCGATCCCCATCTCGGTGGTGGCTACCTTCAACATGATGTACTTCAACGGGCTGACCCTGAACATCATGACCCTTGGCGGGCTCGCCCTGGGCGCGGGGATGTTGGTGGACAATGCCATCGTGGTCATGGAGAACATTTTCCGCAACCTAGAGGCGGGCGTCCCGCTGCGCGAGGCCGCCATCGTCGGCACTGCCGAAGTCGGTGGCGCCATCACCGCTGCCACCCTGACGACCATTGTGGTCTTCTTGCCCATAGTCTACCTGCACGGCGTGGCGGGCGAGCTCTTCAAGGACCAGGCCTGGACCGTGGCGTTTTCGCTCCTCTCTTCCCTGGTCGTGGCCGTCTTGGTGATCCCGATGCTGGCGGCTCGTTTTCTGAAGACGGGCAACCCCACCCTGCCCAAGCGCTCGCTGTCGTTCCCCTGGTATCCGAAGATTTTGGCCCGCATTCTTGACTACAAATGGTGGGTGATCGGTGGCGCGGTGGCTCTGGTGGCGTTGGCGCTGTTGCTGCTGCCGGTAGTGGGAAGCGAGTTCATTCCCAAGACCGACCTCGGGGAGTTTACCATTGAGCTGAGGTTGCCTGAAGGCACGGAGTTGCGCCGCACCGAGCAGACCGTTGGCGGCATTGAGGATCTGATCAAGGCCACATTGGGCGAGGAGGTGCAAACCGTCTACAGCCACATTGGCCCGTCGGCCGTTTCCAGCAGCGACGAGAAGGCGATCTTTGCCGCGGAGAACACTGCCAGCGTCAGAGTCATCCTCAGCCCGAAACATCGTACGTCGGCGCAGGAGTTGATCGCTCGTTTGAATGCCAGACTTGCGGACGTCCCAGATCTGGAGGTGGAGTTCATCCAGGAGCAGTCGGCCCTGCAGAGCACCTTAGGCACCGAGGCGGCACCGCTGGTGGTGGAGATCAAGGGCACGGAGCTGGCGGTACTGGACAGCCTGACGCAACAGGCCAAGCGGCGGTTGCTGGGCATCGACGAGCTCTTCAATGTGCAGACCAGCTTCGAGGAGGGTGCGCCGGAGGTTGAAGTGGTGGTAGACCGATTGCTGGCGGGCATGTACAACATCAGCGTCGAGAGCATCAGCTCACAGCTGCGCGACCAGCTCACGGGCAAGCAGGCAGGCACCTGGGAGACCGGGGGCGAAATGCAGGACCTCACCCTGCACTTGCCGAAGGTGGGCGTGGGTCAGCTCCGCGACGTCCTCCTCACCAGCGGCGGGCAAAAGATCCGCCTGAGCGAGGTGGCCACCATCCGCGAGACGGTGGCGCCCAAGGAGATCTACCGTCGCAATCAGAATCGTATCGGTCGGGTGACCGCGCACATCCAGAAGGGCAAGCCCTTCGACCATGTGGTGCGGCAGGTGCGGCAAGAGTTGGCGCAACTGGAGCTTCCCCCCGACTACTGGGTGGCCCTCACCGGGGAGGAACAGAAGCGCAGCGAAGCGTTCCACAACCTCGGGTTTGCGCTTATCCTCTCAGTGGTGCTGGTGTACATGGTGTTGGCCAGTCAGTTCGAGTCGCTCATCCACCCCTTCACGGTGATGTTGAGCGTGCCATTGGCCGCAGTGGGGTCGGTCTTCACCTTTCTCATCGTCGGCAAGTCGTTGAACATCATGGCCTACATTGGCATCGTCATGTTGGCCGGGATCGCCGTCAACGACTCCATCATCCTGGTCGATGCCATCAATCGGCTCAAGGCCGAGGGGTATCGGCTGCGTGATGCCATCATCGAGGCGGGACGAAGGCGGATCAGGCCCATCATCATGACCAGCCTGACCACCGTTTTGGCATTGCTGCCGTTGACCTTTGGCTTCGGCGAGGGGGCAGCGCTCCGGGCGCCGATGGCCTTAGCCGTGATCGGCGGCGTGGTAACGTCCACCCTGCTGACCCTGGTGGTGATACCCTGTGTCTACCTTGCCTTTGACCAACTCCGCGCGCGATATGCGCGCTAAGGCCTCATTGCATACGCCACTGGTGAATCGGGAAGAGCAAGAGTGAGTTTCATCTACCGACGCAAGACGCTCATTAGCATGCTGTTCGTGGGGCTGACCCTGCTTGGGGTGGTGTCCTACCAACAGCTCCCCGTGGAGTTGCTGCCCAACGCCGAGTTGCCCTTCCTTATCGTCCAGGTCTCTGGCATGCTGGATGTGGACCCGGCCTACATGGAACGGCACGCCATCATCCCGTTGGAAGGTGCGATTGGCTCGCTCCAGGGAGTCGAACGCATCGACTCATACGCCGATCCCCGGCGGGGCACGATCTTCGTC is drawn from candidate division KSB1 bacterium and contains these coding sequences:
- a CDS encoding efflux RND transporter permease subunit, encoding MRKLTQFSVDYPVTVLMLVLAVLLLGYISFRKLGVDLFPDLNNPRIYVELKAGERPPEEIEKQFVDGIESLAIRQRHVVEVSSVCRVGSAQITVEYAWGTDMDEAFLDLQKSLTSFGQNAAIDQLTITQHDPNAAPIMLIALSHPQVDDMDELRKVAENYIRNELIRLEGVAEVEISGQEEKEVVLETDPYLLEAYGLTPDAVANRLNLYNRNVSGGSIVEMGRQYVIKGVGTFQSLEDIGNTVLTYRQPTLAEASSTGSTARVPVLLRDVAKIELRNKEPQNIVRLNQKRCLGLAVYKETKFNTVRAVKDLLRALANIRQALPGYELVAVQNQADFITTAINEVKQSALIGVLLAVLVLSVFLRRIGATAIISVAIPISVVATFNMMYFNGLTLNIMTLGGLALGAGMLVDNAIVVMENIFRNLEAGVPLREAAIVGTAEVGGAITAATLTTIVVFLPIVYLHGVAGELFKDQAWTVAFSLLSSLVVAVLVIPMLAARFLKTGNPTLPKRSLSFPWYPKILARILDYKWWVIGGAVALVALALLLLPVVGSEFIPKTDLGEFTIELRLPEGTELRRTEQTVGGIEDLIKATLGEEVQTVYSHIGPSAVSSSDEKAIFAAENTASVRVILSPKHRTSAQELIARLNARLADVPDLEVEFIQEQSALQSTLGTEAAPLVVEIKGTELAVLDSLTQQAKRRLLGIDELFNVQTSFEEGAPEVEVVVDRLLAGMYNISVESISSQLRDQLTGKQAGTWETGGEMQDLTLHLPKVGVGQLRDVLLTSGGQKIRLSEVATIRETVAPKEIYRRNQNRIGRVTAHIQKGKPFDHVVRQVRQELAQLELPPDYWVALTGEEQKRSEAFHNLGFALILSVVLVYMVLASQFESLIHPFTVMLSVPLAAVGSVFTFLIVGKSLNIMAYIGIVMLAGIAVNDSIILVDAINRLKAEGYRLRDAIIEAGRRRIRPIIMTSLTTVLALLPLTFGFGEGAALRAPMALAVIGGVVTSTLLTLVVIPCVYLAFDQLRARYAR